AAGTGCTGGTGGACGGCGACGCTTGGCAAGTGCAGTGCCGCTATGGCCTGTGCAGTGCCCAGCACGCCCGCGCGGTGTTGCGCGAGCGCGAAGGCTACAGCGAATTGCATGTGCAACAGGGTGAGGTGCAGGTGAATTCGCCTGCGGGTGTCGAGCGCGTGCAGGCGGGAAGCGGGCTGGCCATATACCCCGGCCAGCTGATGCCACTGAACGGCGGCGCACTCGACCCCTTCGCCTGGAGCCGGGGTTTGCTGGTGGTCGACGACATGCGCCTGGCCGACTTCCTCGCCGAAGCGGCGCGGTACCGGCAGGGTTGGGTACGGTGTGACGCGCAGGTGGCGGATTTGCGCTTGTCGGGGGTGTTTCAGCTGGATGAGCCGGGGGCGTTGTTGGAGAACATTACCCATTTGCTGCCTGTGCAGATAGAACAACGCACGCGTTGGTGGGTGCGGGTTGTAGCAGCAGTTTGAGATTCGACCTAGCGACGCTCCCACAAAAAATTCGCAGGTTGATGTCGGACTTTTTCATTTCATCCGGTAAGGGATGATCACTCCCTGTATGGACCGCATCATGCCCACCCTGCCACGCGCCCTTTGCCTGACACTGACCCTGCTCGCCACCAGCGTCCATGCCGCCACGCAAACGGCCCCCAGCATCCCGCCTGGCCCAATGGCCCAGGCACTGAGCACCTTCGCCGAGCGCGCCGGCATCACCCTGTCGTTCTCCCCCGACGCAGTGCGTGGCCTGAGCAGCCCGGGCCTGGCCGGTGGCGGTTCGCTGGAAGACGGCCTCACCCGCCTGCTCAGCGGCAGCGGGCTTGAGCTGCACAAGACCAGCTCCGGCTACGTGGTGCTGCCCGGCCAGAGCGGCAGCGGCCTGCAACTGGACCCGACCAGCATCGACGCCAACGCCAACCAGAGCGCCTTCGCCCCGGTAGAGGGCTACTTCGCCAGCAACGCCAGCAGCGCCACCAAGACTGACCGGCCCATCCTGGAAACCGCGCAAAGCATCAGCGTGGTCACCGCCGACCAGATCGCCGACCGCAAGGTCGATACCGTCGAAGACGCCGTGGCCTACACCGCCGGCGTACGCGTGGGCGCCTCAGGCCTGGACCCGCGCTTCGACCAGATCAGCGTGCGCGGCTTTGAAACCACCATCGGCGCCGACTTCCTCGACGGCCTGCGCCAGCCCGGCAGCGGCTGGCTGTCGCTGTACCAGACCGAAGCCTACAACCTGGAACGCATCGAGGTGCTCAAAGGGCCTTCGTCGATCATGTACGGGCAAATCAGCCCGGGCGGCATGGTCAACCGGGTCAGCAAGCGCCCCAGCCTGCTGGCCAAGAATGAAGTGCAGGTGCAGGCCGGCAACTACGACCACCGCCAGGCGCAGTTCGACCTGGGCGGCAAGCTGGACGAAGACGGCGATGTGTTGTTCCGTACCGTGGGCGTTTACCGCGATGCCGACCACTACATCGAACAGATGAACAACGACGTGCGCCTGCTGGCCCCGTCGCTGACCTGGCAGATCGACCCGGCCACCCGCCTGACCGTGCTGGCGCAGTACCAGGAGCGCGAAACCGCCGCCTCGCCGATGCTGTACCAGGAAGGCGATCACCTGACCAACCTGTGGCAGGGCGACGAGTACTTCGACAAGCTCCACCAGCGCCAATGGACGCTTGGCTACGAGTTCGAGCACGCCTTCAACGACACGTTCACCTTCCAGCAAAACCTGCGCTACGGCCAGGTCGACACCACCAACCAGTACCTGCAGCCCTACCAGCAGCGCGAAGGCCACATCCTCGACCGCTATGCCGTGGGCGTGTATGAAGACATGTCCACCTTGTCGGCGGACACCCGCCTGATCAGCCGCTTCGACACCGGTAACCTGCACCACACCCTGCTCACCGGCGTGGACTACGGCTGGATCGACACTTCGCTGCTGTACGCCAGCGGCCCTGCGCCGTCGCTGGACCGCTACGCCCCGGACTACCACCAGCCGGTGGCCAAGCCCGGCACACCGCTGGCGGACGAAGACGGCCTGGAGCAACGCACCGGCCTGTACCTGCAGGACCAGATCGACCTCGACCGCTGGCGCCTGTCAGCCGGCCTGCGCCGCGACTTCGTGCATGTGCGCCGCAGCGACAACCTCAGCGGCATCAACCGCCGCGCCAACGACTCGGCCACCACCGGCTCGGTGGGCGTTTTGTACCTGTTCGACAATGGCCTGGCGCCCTATGCCAGCTACGCCACGTCGTTCCAGCCGCAAAGCGGGGTTGGCGCCTATAAGCCCACCGAAGGCGAACAGTACGAAGTGGGCCTGAAGTACCAGCCACCAGGCTCCGCCACGATGCTGACCGCCTCGCTGTACCACCTGACCCAGCAGAACGTACTCACCCGTGACTTGGTCAACCCGCTCAACAGCATTGCCACCGGCGAGCAGGTGTCCAAAGGCCTGGAGCTTGAGGCCGTGTCCAACGTCACCGACCGCCTGAAGATGACCGCCAGCTACAGCTACAACGACCCGGAAGTGACCAAGAGCAACGATGGCAACAAAGGCAAAGACCCGGTCGACGTGCCACGCCACCTCGCCTCGCTGTGGCTCGACTACCGCCTGCCGATGGGCCTGGGCGTTTCGGGCGGTGCACGCTACACCGGCAGCAACTATGGCGATGCGCAAAACACCGTGAAGAACGAGGGCTACACCCTGGTCGATGCCGGTGTGCATTACGACTTCGGCGGCGGCCTGGACGGCGTGCGCCTGGCGCTCAATGCCCGCAACCTGTTCGACAAGCGTTACATCAATTGCCAGCTGGGTTACTGCTACCGCGGCGAAGCCCGCAGCGTGGTCACCAGCCTGAGCTACCGCTGGTAAGGGGGGCAACGACCATGCGCACGCTGATTGCCTGGCTGGCTGCCCTGCTGTTGGCCAACATCGCCCAGGCCACACCGGTAACGCTCGACGGCACCGAGCAATGGACGATGAAAAGCGCCGAGGGCCGCGAGTACCGGATCATGGTCAGCCTGCCGGAGGGCGATGTGCCCTGGACCGGCGGCTACCCGGTGATCTACCTGCTCGACGGCAACGCCTACTTCGCGGCCTTCCACGCCGCCAAGCGCGCCCAGGACCGCTTGCGCGGCTCAATCCTGGTCGCCATCGGCTACCCCAGCGACACGCCGCTGGACTTCGAACGCCGCGCCTTCGATTTGTCGCCGCCCCAGCCCCCTGAGCGCAACACCCCGCCGCAGGGTGGGCAGGACCTGTTTCTGGACTTCATCGAAAAAAGCCTGATGCCCAAGGTCAATGCACGCTTCAAGGTCGACCAGGACCAGCGCAGCCTGGTGGGGCACTCGTTTGGCGGCATGTTCGGGGTGTATACACTGTTCACCCGGCCGCAGCTGTTTCAGCACGTGATTGCCATCAGCCCGAGCCTGTGGTGGCAGGACCGCTACCTGATGGCGCACGAGCGGGCGTTCACTGCCCAGGCCAATGCCGGGAAGCTGGACCTGACCCACAGCAGCCTCACGCTGTTGATCGGCGACCGCGAGATGCCCCAGGAAGTCCAGGATGCGCGGGCTTTGCAACTGCGGTTACAGGCGTTGTCGCAGTATGGGTTGCGCAGTGATTTTCAGGTCGAGCCGGGTGAAGATCACATGTCGGTGCCCTTCCGGGTGCCAACGCGGGTGCTGGATGAGTTGATCAGTACCCGCCGGTTCTAGTGTGGGGGCAACTGTCTTGTATAAAACCTAAGAGCTCACGCGGCCACTGTGGGAGCGGCCTCGTGTCGCGAAAGGGCTGCGAAGCGGCCCCAGGTTTTCAGCTTCGCAACATAGATTGCTGGGGCCGCTTTGCGGCCCAATCGCGACACAAGGCCGCTCCCACACAGTGCTGCCACCTCTGCATTGGCACCAAAATGGTGCACACCAAAAACCACCTCAAACACCCCTTTAACATCCCGTCACACACGCCAACGTTTGCGTCTATTCCGCGTCATAACAAAAATGACCAGTGGGTCACCCTTTTATCTCCACCTCTCCTACACTCAGGTTTCGGCCCGCCATTTGCTCAGGGAAAGAGCGACGTAAAAAAGTCGAACTTTTGCAAACGGCGGCGGGTCAGGAATTAAGTAGGCCAAACGCAAAGGGACTTCCCCCGCAACGGCCCACCCACCCAAACCCGTGCAATCGCCTTCGGCCGGAATGCTGATCGCGTCGTGCCTGTGCGCACGACTTCGGGGCAAGGACTGCTGTACGCAACTCCAGAATCAGAGAGAACCAACACGAGACATTGCTACGGGTGCCAGTACCCGACCATGCCATAGGGACGGAGAGAAGTATGATCAGTGCCGCTGTCGAACCTCACGTAGATGCATTCAACCCGGAACGCCGCGAACCGCTCACCCCGGACTTCGCAACGACAGCCAAGGCACCCGGCGCCCTGCGCCAGCACAACCCCAACAAACGCAAAATCCTGTTCGTCACCTCGGAAATCGCCGACCTGGTCAAGACCGGCGGCCTGGGCGATGTGTCGGCGGCACTGCCCCGCGCCCTGGCGCACCTGCACGATGTGCGCGTGCTGATCCCGGGTTACCGCCAGGTGATGGAAAGCGACAACCCCATCCACATCGTTGGCCAGCTGGGCGGTCACGCGGCACTACCGCCGTGCAAGATCGGGCGCATGGACCTGGCCGACGGCCTGGTGATCTACGTGCTGATTTGCCCCGAACTGTACCAGCGTGATGGCAGCCCCTATGGCGCCAACAACGGCCGCGACTGGCCCGACAACCACATCCGCTTCGCCCGCCTGGGCCTGGCCGCCGCTGAAATCGCCGCTGGCGAAGGCATGATCCACTGGACGCCCGAAGTGGTGCACGCCCATGACTGGCCTGCCGGCCTGGCACCGGCCTACATGCACTGGCGCGGGCTGAACACGCCTACCCTGTTCACCATCCACAACCTGGCCTACCAAGGCGTTTACAGCCGTGGCTGCAGCCCGGAGCTGGCGATCCCCGACCACGCCATGCAGCAGGAGGGCATGGAGTTTTACGGCAAGCTGTCGTTCCTCAAGGCCGGCCTTGCCTACTCCAGCCACATCACCACGGTCAGCGCCACCTATGCCCGTGAAATCACCACCCCGGAATTTGGCTGCGGCCTAGATGGCTTCCTTGCCAGCAAGGCCCAGCAAGGCTTGCTGGGTGGCATCCCCAACGGCATCGACGAAAGCTGGGACTCGGCCACCGACAAGCACCTGGAGCACAACTTCAGCATCAACGACTGGGACGGCAAGGCGCGCAACGCCGAGGCCGTGCGCCGGCTGTTCGAGCTGGAGCCTTCCACCGGGCCGCTGTTCGCCGTGGTCTCGCGGCTGGTGTACCAGAAGGGCCTGGACCTGACCTTGGGCGTGGCCGATTACATCGTCGAGCAAGGCGGGCAGATCGCGATCATCGGCCGTGGCGAGCCCGAAGAAGAACAGGCCATGCGCGAACTGGCCCTGCGCCACCCTGGCCGCATCGGCGTGCGCATCGGCTTCAATGAAACCGACGCGCGGCGCATGTTCGCCGGCAGCGACTTCCTGCTGATGCCCTCGCGCTACGAGCCGTGCGGCCTGAGCCAGATGTACGCGCAGCGCTTCGGCTCGTTGCCGGTGGCGCGCAACACCGGCGGGCTTGCCGACACCATCGAGAACGGCGTCACCGGCTTTTTGTTCGACGAGTCCACCGTGGCCAGCTACCGCGAAGCCCTGAGCCGGGCTTTCTATGTGTACGACAAGAAAAACCTGCTCAACGCCATGCGCTGCCTTTCCATGACCCAGCCGTTCAACTGGTGCCAGGCGGTCGAACCTTATGCCCGCCTGTATGAGGACCTGGTCAAGCAGGCGCAAGTCAGCCACTACTGAGCGAGGTCGAAGATGCACAGGCATGGCGCACACTTGCTGGACGCCACGTCGGCGCGCTTCGCCCTGTGGGCGCCGGATGCGCGCAGCGTGAGCTTGGAGTTGGAGCAGCAGCCGCCCGTTACGCTGCTGCCAGAAGACAATGGCTGGTACACCGGGGTTGCCCCGTGCCAGGCGGGTGACCGCTACCGTTTTCGCATTGACGGTGAGCTGCAGGTGGCCGACCCGGCGTCGCGCTATCAACCTGAAGGCGTACAAGGGCCGAGCCAGGTGGTGGATGTACGGGCCTATGCCTGGCAACACCCCTGGCACGGCCGCCCGTGGCATGAAGCGGTAATCCAGGAGCTGCACGTCGGCGTGCTCGACGGCTACGACGGCGTTGCCCGGCACCTGCCACGCCTGGCCGAAGTGGGCATCAGCGCCATTGAACTGATGCCCCTCGGGCAGTTCCCCGGCGAGCGCAACTGGGGCTATGACGGCGTGTTGCCGTTTGCGCCGCAGCACAGTTATGGCAGCCCCGAGGCACTGTGCGCATTGGTCGACCACGCCCATGGCCAGGGTTTGAACGTGCTGGTCGATGTGGTCTACAACCACTTCGGCCCGGACGGCAACTACCTGCACCAGTACGCCAGCTCGTTCTTTCGCGAAGACCGCCAGACCCCTTGGGGCGCGGCCATCGATTTTCGCCGCGCCGAAGTGCGCGAGTTCTTCATCCAGAACGCCCTGATGTGGCTGTGCGACTACCGCTGCGACGGCCTGCGTCTGGATGCCGTGCACGCCATTGACCAGCCCGACTTCCTCGTTGAACTGGCGCAACGGGTGCGGGCGACCGTCGAGCCTGGCCGCCAGGTGTGGCTGGTGCTGGAAAACGAACACAACCAGGCCTTCCTGCTGCAACAAGGCTTTAATGCCCAGTGGAACGACGACGGCCACAACGCCCTGCACGTGCTGCTGACGGGTGAAACCGAAGGCTACTACGCCGATTACAAGGCTCAACCCATCGAGCAGCTGGCGCGCTGCCTGGCCGAAGGGTTCGTGTTTCAGGGCCAGGCCAACCGCCACGGCACGCCACGCGGCGAACCCAGCGGGCACCTTGAGCCCAGCGCTTTCGTGCTTTTTTTGCAAAACCATGACCAGGTTGGCAACCGCGCGCTGGGCGAGCGCCTCACCCGCCTGTGCCCGCCCCCGGCGCTGCGCGCGGCCACCGGGCTGTTGCTGCTGTCGCCGATGATCCCGCTGCTGTTCATGGGCGACGACGACGGCAGTTGCCGGCCATTCCTGTTTTTCACCGACTTCCATGACGAACTGGCCGACGCCGTGCGCGAAGGCCGACGCGGCGAATTCGCCCACTTCGCGGCATTTGCCGACCCCGAGCAGCGCGAACACATCCCCGACCCCAATGCCGCACAAACCTTCGAGGCTTCACGGCCACAACGCCAAGAGGTGATTGCGGGCTGGCACGGCCTGTACCAACAGCTGCTGGCCCTGCGCAAACACCACGTCATCCCGCACCTGCCCGGCAGCCGCGCACTCGGCGCCCAGGTGCTGGGCGACAAGGCATTGACCGCCCGCTGGCGGCTGGGCAACGGCCAGACCTTGCGCATCGACCTGAACCTGGCCGCCACGCCACAACCCGTCGAACTGCCCGCGGCTACTCACCGCCTGTTCGACAGCAGTGACCGCACCCACCCCGACACCGCGCTCAACCCTTACAGCTGCGTGGTCAGCCTGCTTGCACCCGGCCAGGAGAGCCCATGAGCGAAACCGCCCTGCATCGTTTGGCCGCCCGCGTGGGGCTGGCCCGCGACTGGATCGATGCCAACAACCGGCCACAACGGGTCGAAGACGACGTGTTGCGCAAAGTCCTGGAAGGCCTGGGCCACCCGGCCGGCGACGACAGTGCCATCCGCGACAGCCTGCAGGCTGTAGAGGCTGCCGAAGACCGCCAGCACCTGCCGCCATTGCTCACCGCAGACCTCGGGCAGCCATTGCCACTGGCCCACTATTTCAAGCCACTGAGCCCGGTTGGCTGCACGCTGGAAGATGGCAGCACGCTGTCAACTGGCCTGGATGCCAACGGGCAGTTGCCCGGTGACCTGCCCATCGGTTACCACCAACTGGAAATCGAAAGCCGCACCTTTACCCTCGCCGTGGCCCCGCCACGCTGCTACAGCCTGCAAGACAGCGTCGAGCAACCGCCCCCGCGCTGCTGGGGCCTGGCCGTGCAGCTTTACAGCCTGCGCCGGCCCGGCGACGGCGGCTACGGTGACTGCCTAGCCCTGGAGCAGCTGGCACGGCGGGCCGCCGAACGCGGCGCCGATGCGCTGGCCATCAGCCCGATTCACGCCCTGTCAGCCGCCGACCAGCAGCACTACAGCCCCTATTCACCCTCCAGCCGGCTGCTGCTCAACACCTTGTACGCCAGCCCCACCGCCCTGCTCGGCGAGCGCGAAGTACGGGTGGCCATCGAAGCCCTGGGCCTTGAGCAAATGCTCGAAGACCTGGAACAGCAACCCTTGGTGGATTGGCCCCGGGCCGCCGACGCCCGGCTGCGCCTGCTCGAGGCGCTTTACCAGGGTTTCAGCAAGGCCGACCACCCGCTGCGCAAAGACTTCGACAGCTTCCGCGCGGCCGGTGGCCAAGGGCTTGAACACCATTGCCGCTTCGAGGTGCTGCAGGCCCAGGCCATGGACCACGGCCTGGGCGCCGACTGGCGCAATTGGCCCAGCGCCTGGCACGACCCGTACCACCCTGAAGTCGAGGCCGTGGCCAACGCCTACCCGGCCAAGGTCGAGTTCCATGCCTTTTGCCAGTGGCTCACCGAACGTGGGCTGCAACGTGCCCAGCAAGCGGCCCGCAGCAATGGCATGGCCATCGGCCTGATCGCCGACCTGGCCGTGGGCGCCGACGGTGCCGGCAGCCAGGCCTGGAGCCGCCAGGACGAACTGCTGGCCAACCTCAAGGTGGGCGCCCCGCCTGACATCCTCAACCGCAGCGGGCAGGACTGGGGCATCTGCGCGTTCTCCCCCGAGGGCCTCAAGCGCAACGGCTACCGCGCCTTCATCGAAATGTTGCGCGCCAACCTGGCCCATGCCGGCGGCCTGCGCATCGACCATGTGATGGGCCTGCGCCGGCTGTGGCTGATCCCGCGGGGCTGCAAGGCCAGCGAAGGCGCCTACCTCAATTACCCGGTGGACGACCTGCTGCGCCTGCTGGCATTGGAGTCGGTACGGCACAACGCAATCATCCTTGGCGAAGACCTTGGCACGGTGCCCGATGGCCTGCGCGAGCAGCTGGCGGCCAAAGCCGTGCTCGGCATGCGCGTGCTGCCGTTCGAACAAACGGCCCCCGGGCACTTCAAACCGATCCTCGACTGGCCCGACAACGCCTTGGCAACCACCGGCACCCACGACCTGGCGCCGCTGGCCGGCTGGCTGCAAAGCCGTGATATCGACTGGAGCCACCGCCTGCAATTGATCGACGCCGCCACCGAATTGCACTGGCGCCATGACCGGCAAAAAGAACGTGAAGGCCTGCGCCATACCCTGCAGGCCAATTACGGGGCACTGCCCGACAATGATGCCGTGATCGACGCGGCCATCCGCTACGTCGGCCATACCCGCGCCCCCCTGGTGCTGGTCCCGCTGGAAGACCTGCTTGGCTGCGACGAACAGCCCAACCTGCCGGGCACCACCAGCGGCCACCCCAACTGGCGCAGGCGCTTTGCCAAGCCCGCCCGCGAACTGCTGGATGACGAACACGCCGCCCGCCGCCTGGAGCTGCTGGCCCAGGCCCGTGAACAAGCCTGGGAGCGCGACCGATGAAGCCGTTGACCGCCACCCTGCGCCTGCAGTTTCACAGCGACTTCACCCTCGACCATGCCGTGGCGCTGGTGCCCTACTTTGCTCAACTGGGCATCAGCCATGTGTACGCCTCGCCCATCCTCAAGGCCCGTGCCGGGTCACGCCATGGCTACGATGTGGTCGACCCGACGCAGGTCAACCCCGAACTGGGTGGCGAAGCAGCGCTGGAGCGCCTGGTGGCTGCGTTGCGCCAGCATGGCATGGGGCTGATCCTGGACACGGTGTCCAACCACATGGCCGTGGGCGGGGCCGACAACCCGTGGTGGCAAAGCTTGCTGGCCTGGGGCCGGCGCAGCCCGTATGCCGAGTTTTTCGACATCCAGTGGCATTCCAGCGACCCGCTGCTGGCGGGCCAGTTGTTGCTGCCGTTTCTGGGCAGTGACTATGGCGCGGCGCTAAAAAGCGGAGAAATACCCCTCACGTTCGACCAAGGCCTGCTGCAAGTCGCCCACTACGACCACCGCTTCCCCATTTGCCCGCAGGACTACGGCTGGATCCTCGCGCAAAGCCCCGAGCCGGCCCTGCAGGCGCTGGCGGTACACTTCACAGCGTTGAGCGACACCCCGGACCCGCTGGCTGCCGCCCAACCCCTGCAGGCCGAGCTGCGCCGCCTGGCCAACGAAGGCGCCGACCTGCAAACCGCCTTGCTGGCCTTCGACAGCCGCAGCGAAAGCGGCTTCAAGCGCCTGCACCTGCTGCTCGAACGCCAAACCTACCGGCTGGCCAGCTGGCGCACCGCCGCCGACGACATCAACTGGCGGCGCTTCTTCGACATCAACGAACTGGGTGGGCTGCGCGTCGAGCGCCCGGCCGTGTTCGAAGCCACCCATGCCAAGCTGTTCGAGCTGATTGAACGCGGCCTGGTGGACGGCCTGCGCATCGACCATATCGACGGCCTGGCCGACCCGCGCGCTTACCTGCGCAAACTGCGCCGGCGGGTGGACGGGCTGCTGGCGAGCCGCCCTGTGCAGGCGGCGCTGGAACATTTCCCGATCTACGTGGAGAAAATTCTCGGCGCCGACGAGCACCTGCACCGCGACTGGCTCACCGACGGCACCACCGGCTACGAATTCATGAACGAAGTGTCGCTGCTGCAACATGACCCGGCCGGCGAAGCGCCGTTGACCGAGCTGTGGGCCAACGTCAGCGAACGCCCCGACTTTGCCGAAGAAATCCGACAGGCCCGCCATTTGGTGCTCAACGCCAGCCTGGCGGGCGATTGCGAATCCGTCGCCCAGGCGTTGCTGCAAGTGGCCCGCGACGACCTGATGACCCGCGACCTGACCTTGGGCGCCATCCGCCGCGCCGTGCAGGCGCTGGTGGCCCATTACCCGGTTTACCGTACCTATTTCAACGCCTGCGGGCGCCCGGCCGAGGATGAGAAGTGCTTCCAGCAGGCCTTGGCCAACGC
The genomic region above belongs to Pseudomonas sp. PSKL.D1 and contains:
- a CDS encoding DUF4880 domain-containing protein; protein product: MSATAERLPDSIVRMAIEWQMRLRANPANVELFSQCQAWRLRDARHELAWQRMQQVSGHFHNGHLPDAARTASVLRQADVDLSRRRTLKLLGIGLAAGGTTLLIGHAPPAWRSDLATAVGERRQLRLDGNLDVQLNTDSAIDVQGRDIVLRSGEVLVDGDAWQVQCRYGLCSAQHARAVLREREGYSELHVQQGEVQVNSPAGVERVQAGSGLAIYPGQLMPLNGGALDPFAWSRGLLVVDDMRLADFLAEAARYRQGWVRCDAQVADLRLSGVFQLDEPGALLENITHLLPVQIEQRTRWWVRVVAAV
- a CDS encoding TonB-dependent siderophore receptor; protein product: MPTLPRALCLTLTLLATSVHAATQTAPSIPPGPMAQALSTFAERAGITLSFSPDAVRGLSSPGLAGGGSLEDGLTRLLSGSGLELHKTSSGYVVLPGQSGSGLQLDPTSIDANANQSAFAPVEGYFASNASSATKTDRPILETAQSISVVTADQIADRKVDTVEDAVAYTAGVRVGASGLDPRFDQISVRGFETTIGADFLDGLRQPGSGWLSLYQTEAYNLERIEVLKGPSSIMYGQISPGGMVNRVSKRPSLLAKNEVQVQAGNYDHRQAQFDLGGKLDEDGDVLFRTVGVYRDADHYIEQMNNDVRLLAPSLTWQIDPATRLTVLAQYQERETAASPMLYQEGDHLTNLWQGDEYFDKLHQRQWTLGYEFEHAFNDTFTFQQNLRYGQVDTTNQYLQPYQQREGHILDRYAVGVYEDMSTLSADTRLISRFDTGNLHHTLLTGVDYGWIDTSLLYASGPAPSLDRYAPDYHQPVAKPGTPLADEDGLEQRTGLYLQDQIDLDRWRLSAGLRRDFVHVRRSDNLSGINRRANDSATTGSVGVLYLFDNGLAPYASYATSFQPQSGVGAYKPTEGEQYEVGLKYQPPGSATMLTASLYHLTQQNVLTRDLVNPLNSIATGEQVSKGLELEAVSNVTDRLKMTASYSYNDPEVTKSNDGNKGKDPVDVPRHLASLWLDYRLPMGLGVSGGARYTGSNYGDAQNTVKNEGYTLVDAGVHYDFGGGLDGVRLALNARNLFDKRYINCQLGYCYRGEARSVVTSLSYRW
- a CDS encoding alpha/beta hydrolase codes for the protein MRTLIAWLAALLLANIAQATPVTLDGTEQWTMKSAEGREYRIMVSLPEGDVPWTGGYPVIYLLDGNAYFAAFHAAKRAQDRLRGSILVAIGYPSDTPLDFERRAFDLSPPQPPERNTPPQGGQDLFLDFIEKSLMPKVNARFKVDQDQRSLVGHSFGGMFGVYTLFTRPQLFQHVIAISPSLWWQDRYLMAHERAFTAQANAGKLDLTHSSLTLLIGDREMPQEVQDARALQLRLQALSQYGLRSDFQVEPGEDHMSVPFRVPTRVLDELISTRRF
- the glgA gene encoding glycogen synthase GlgA encodes the protein MISAAVEPHVDAFNPERREPLTPDFATTAKAPGALRQHNPNKRKILFVTSEIADLVKTGGLGDVSAALPRALAHLHDVRVLIPGYRQVMESDNPIHIVGQLGGHAALPPCKIGRMDLADGLVIYVLICPELYQRDGSPYGANNGRDWPDNHIRFARLGLAAAEIAAGEGMIHWTPEVVHAHDWPAGLAPAYMHWRGLNTPTLFTIHNLAYQGVYSRGCSPELAIPDHAMQQEGMEFYGKLSFLKAGLAYSSHITTVSATYAREITTPEFGCGLDGFLASKAQQGLLGGIPNGIDESWDSATDKHLEHNFSINDWDGKARNAEAVRRLFELEPSTGPLFAVVSRLVYQKGLDLTLGVADYIVEQGGQIAIIGRGEPEEEQAMRELALRHPGRIGVRIGFNETDARRMFAGSDFLLMPSRYEPCGLSQMYAQRFGSLPVARNTGGLADTIENGVTGFLFDESTVASYREALSRAFYVYDKKNLLNAMRCLSMTQPFNWCQAVEPYARLYEDLVKQAQVSHY
- the treZ gene encoding malto-oligosyltrehalose trehalohydrolase yields the protein MHRHGAHLLDATSARFALWAPDARSVSLELEQQPPVTLLPEDNGWYTGVAPCQAGDRYRFRIDGELQVADPASRYQPEGVQGPSQVVDVRAYAWQHPWHGRPWHEAVIQELHVGVLDGYDGVARHLPRLAEVGISAIELMPLGQFPGERNWGYDGVLPFAPQHSYGSPEALCALVDHAHGQGLNVLVDVVYNHFGPDGNYLHQYASSFFREDRQTPWGAAIDFRRAEVREFFIQNALMWLCDYRCDGLRLDAVHAIDQPDFLVELAQRVRATVEPGRQVWLVLENEHNQAFLLQQGFNAQWNDDGHNALHVLLTGETEGYYADYKAQPIEQLARCLAEGFVFQGQANRHGTPRGEPSGHLEPSAFVLFLQNHDQVGNRALGERLTRLCPPPALRAATGLLLLSPMIPLLFMGDDDGSCRPFLFFTDFHDELADAVREGRRGEFAHFAAFADPEQREHIPDPNAAQTFEASRPQRQEVIAGWHGLYQQLLALRKHHVIPHLPGSRALGAQVLGDKALTARWRLGNGQTLRIDLNLAATPQPVELPAATHRLFDSSDRTHPDTALNPYSCVVSLLAPGQESP
- the malQ gene encoding 4-alpha-glucanotransferase, producing MSETALHRLAARVGLARDWIDANNRPQRVEDDVLRKVLEGLGHPAGDDSAIRDSLQAVEAAEDRQHLPPLLTADLGQPLPLAHYFKPLSPVGCTLEDGSTLSTGLDANGQLPGDLPIGYHQLEIESRTFTLAVAPPRCYSLQDSVEQPPPRCWGLAVQLYSLRRPGDGGYGDCLALEQLARRAAERGADALAISPIHALSAADQQHYSPYSPSSRLLLNTLYASPTALLGEREVRVAIEALGLEQMLEDLEQQPLVDWPRAADARLRLLEALYQGFSKADHPLRKDFDSFRAAGGQGLEHHCRFEVLQAQAMDHGLGADWRNWPSAWHDPYHPEVEAVANAYPAKVEFHAFCQWLTERGLQRAQQAARSNGMAIGLIADLAVGADGAGSQAWSRQDELLANLKVGAPPDILNRSGQDWGICAFSPEGLKRNGYRAFIEMLRANLAHAGGLRIDHVMGLRRLWLIPRGCKASEGAYLNYPVDDLLRLLALESVRHNAIILGEDLGTVPDGLREQLAAKAVLGMRVLPFEQTAPGHFKPILDWPDNALATTGTHDLAPLAGWLQSRDIDWSHRLQLIDAATELHWRHDRQKEREGLRHTLQANYGALPDNDAVIDAAIRYVGHTRAPLVLVPLEDLLGCDEQPNLPGTTSGHPNWRRRFAKPARELLDDEHAARRLELLAQAREQAWERDR
- a CDS encoding malto-oligosyltrehalose synthase; the protein is MKPLTATLRLQFHSDFTLDHAVALVPYFAQLGISHVYASPILKARAGSRHGYDVVDPTQVNPELGGEAALERLVAALRQHGMGLILDTVSNHMAVGGADNPWWQSLLAWGRRSPYAEFFDIQWHSSDPLLAGQLLLPFLGSDYGAALKSGEIPLTFDQGLLQVAHYDHRFPICPQDYGWILAQSPEPALQALAVHFTALSDTPDPLAAAQPLQAELRRLANEGADLQTALLAFDSRSESGFKRLHLLLERQTYRLASWRTAADDINWRRFFDINELGGLRVERPAVFEATHAKLFELIERGLVDGLRIDHIDGLADPRAYLRKLRRRVDGLLASRPVQAALEHFPIYVEKILGADEHLHRDWLTDGTTGYEFMNEVSLLQHDPAGEAPLTELWANVSERPDFAEEIRQARHLVLNASLAGDCESVAQALLQVARDDLMTRDLTLGAIRRAVQALVAHYPVYRTYFNACGRPAEDEKCFQQALANARQDLAEADWPLLGQLEQWLGGQPWRALPPGRPRKHLRHACVRFQQLTAPSAAKAVEDTAFYRSARLLSRNDVGFEAERFSAGPQHFHNEAQRRLRDFPDNLLATATHDHKRGEDTRARLAVLSELGPWFASRVEHWRELAAPLREALDDGPAPSPGDELLLLQTLLGSWPLNLDLHDDNALQQYAGRLCQWQQKALREAKLRSSWSAPNDAYENACACYIDGLLLGRENQQLRQSLADAAQRIACPGALNGLVQALLRMTVPGVPDLYQGNEYWDLSLVDPDNRRAVDYACRRRTLDAATQPAELLTHWRDGRIKQALIARVLDCRQAHAELFRRGEYLPLNVQGRHAEKVLAFARLGEGERAIVIAPRLASSLLAGAATPLIPAQNWDDTRVILPFALSPANPTGLFPSAAVSPSRELMVSAVLAEFPVNVLIQQS